From Cecembia calidifontis, one genomic window encodes:
- a CDS encoding homocysteine S-methyltransferase family protein: MKRSELLLSIAKKRILILDGAMGTMIQRYKLSEEDFRTPELKNHPKPLKGNNDLLSLSRPDIIKAIHAAYLEAGADIIETNTFSGTSIAQEDYGLEHLAYQINFQSAKIAREVADEFTAKNPEKPRFVAGALGPTNKTASISPDVNDPGYRAITFDQLAEAYKEQVRALLDGGADILLVETIFDTLNAKAALFAIQEVFEERGLPLDPVEGGVPVMVSGTITDASGRTLSGQTTEAFLISVSHMPLFSVGLNCALGAKELRPYLKVMAENAPFYVSAYPNAGLPNEFGQYDQGAKEMADQVEEFLKEGYINILGGCCGTTPEHIAALAKLAEKYQPRTVEFVNTGDE; the protein is encoded by the coding sequence ATAAGCTTTCAGAAGAGGATTTCAGGACCCCGGAATTAAAAAATCACCCCAAACCCTTGAAAGGTAACAATGACCTGCTTTCTCTTTCAAGACCTGATATAATCAAAGCCATTCATGCTGCTTACCTGGAAGCTGGAGCAGATATCATTGAAACCAATACTTTTAGCGGAACTTCAATTGCGCAAGAAGATTATGGACTGGAGCATTTAGCTTATCAGATCAATTTTCAATCTGCAAAAATTGCCCGGGAGGTGGCCGATGAGTTTACTGCAAAAAATCCGGAAAAACCCCGCTTTGTGGCCGGTGCTTTAGGGCCAACCAATAAAACCGCTTCTATTTCCCCTGATGTGAATGACCCTGGTTATCGTGCTATTACTTTTGATCAATTGGCCGAGGCATATAAAGAGCAAGTTAGGGCCCTTTTGGATGGCGGGGCTGATATTTTGCTGGTAGAGACAATATTTGATACACTTAATGCAAAAGCAGCACTTTTTGCTATTCAGGAAGTATTTGAGGAAAGGGGATTGCCTTTGGATCCTGTAGAAGGAGGAGTACCTGTTATGGTTTCGGGGACAATCACAGATGCCTCCGGAAGAACGCTTTCTGGTCAGACTACAGAAGCCTTTTTGATCTCCGTTTCCCATATGCCCCTGTTCAGTGTTGGGCTGAATTGTGCTTTAGGAGCAAAAGAATTAAGACCTTATTTGAAAGTGATGGCTGAAAATGCACCATTTTATGTATCTGCCTATCCCAATGCCGGTTTACCCAATGAATTTGGTCAATATGATCAGGGGGCCAAAGAAATGGCTGATCAGGTCGAGGAATTTTTGAAAGAGGGGTATATCAATATTCTTGGAGGATGTTGCGGAACTACTCCTGAACATATTGCTGCTTTGGCCAAGTTAGCTGAAAAATACCAGCCCCGAACTGTGGAATTTGTCAATACT